The genomic window AGTATTGGTTCCATGTTTCATAATATTTTTAGATTCATGCTGTAATTAAATGACTGACGTCTGCTCAGTAAGGGTCCCAGTGTGTGCATGAAATACCAGATCAGGTTTTCATATTTAGTGTTTTGATTTGGACAAAGAGAGAGCAAAAGAGGTGaagacattttcagttttttgtagCCCCCCCCCCATTTCTGTCTCCTGGGACCTTAAATCTGTCACTCAGATATTTAACCCCACCATCCATCTGAAAACACAGATGACGAGCCAAAATTGTGCATCACTGTGTAGATTTTCTACTACATGTAAACAGAATGCAGAAGTAAGATCACTTTATACAATATGTTAAATTATGGAAACAAATTATTATGAAATTATTGGAATTTATTGTGCACTGAAGCTTTAACAAAAGTCTTTTTTCACAACTGTGTTGGATTATTTTGTAAGATTTCTTTAACAGTAAATACAGTATTGATCTAATCACTCAAACCACTTGCCAGGGGTGGTCTGGGACACATTTGATCACATATCTCTTTGTAGCGCTGTTTTGGTCACAAGTGTCTGTGTCTGTACATGTGTATTATTCCTTGAAACAGTTTTTTCTTAGCCATCCTGTGCTTGTCCTGTAACGGACTGATGTGATGTCTGTGTGAGGCCCTTTGACCTTCGAGTGGAGGTCACGATTAACACAGATGTGAACAGAGATGTGTGTTGCTGTCCTCTTGTTCAGATCACAGACACATTCTAAACCAAGTCAAGTCCAACCAGAGCCACAGAGTCACACTGATACTGAGATAACACCCTCAACTGAACACAAACCTGACACTGTATGTGATGACAGATCGGCCGTTCTACGGAGAATCCAATCGATTTTGTGGTGACAGATATGGTGCCTGGTGGTCAAAGCAATGCTGATTCTCAGGCGCTTCAGAGCACCATCTCCCGGTTTGCCTGTCGGATCATCTGCCAAAGAAACCCCCCATACACCGCCCGGATCTACGCCGCTGGCTTCGACTCCTCCAAAAACATCTTCCTCGGGGTAGGCCGCCGTGAGTAGATCACAGTTGGTCTTCACATCTCTGTAGCGTTCTCTGTTCTCATTCGTTGTCCTTCACAATCCCCAGGAGAAAGCAGCCAAGTGGACGATGCGGGATGGTCAGATGGACGGACTGACCACTAATGGCGTTCTGGTGATGCACCCCCGCTTTGGCTTCTGCCAGGACTCTAAACCAGGACTGTGGAGGGAAATCTCAGTGTGTGGCAATGTCTTCACACTGCGGGATACAAGATCAGCCCAGCAGAGAGGCAAGATGGTAGGTGATGGCCttaacatataaacatacacacatacacacactgtacatgCACAAGTAGCATCAGGATCATCATCAGCATTTAAGATTCACCTTAAATGACACAAGAAAAAAACCCAGCAATGAGAGGTACAGGCATTTAGAGAGTGATGATATCCACCTCAGCAGTTCTTTTTATGCTTTTGAATCTTTGAAAAAGGCTGATCTATTCACTGCAACACACTGTTTTTCACACTAATCAGTTTACTTTTACTTCACAGATATAAATACAAACCACAGAAAGGAAAAatatagggctgaacgatatggacaaaatttcatatcttgatattcatgccagatatctcgataggATATCGATACGGattcaacatttattttacacTCATTATAGAGTTTCAAAATGGCCCTCACTCCTGCCCTCATATGTTTGTCATTGGTTGGCTTCAGCTGTCGATCCACAGCAAGCATGAAATAAGGTTTGTGGTTGGCTGGCCTTAGTGGTGCATTCAAGGGCAGtcgtaaaaatgaaatttgttgtgacttccagagctgtacatgcagggcgagcgcaggggaaatctatatcctttatatcgttgcttttccGATAtgaatatcttgaatgttcatatctagatatagatatgataatgatatatctttcagccctagaaAAATGCAAAGTTCATGTAAAGTGATACCGGTTGTGAAACCAACCTGGCTATTAAAAGCTGTTTTTGTATTTTACGGCCTAATATGTTGTACAAAGTTGTTCCACAACATGGAGTCGGTACTAAAAAATAGATGTTCTGACTACATTATTCACTTGAAgaatttagtaataataataataactttatttatatagcacatttaaaaactgagtttacaatgtgctttgacagacagagcagaagggcacaacagcaggatgcccaggagtcaaaataacaacagaggACCAAACAGGAGCACAGAATTAagctgaaattgaaataaaacaagatgcaagcaaagacattaaaaaaaacatagaaaaaccaCACAACACAGTAAAAGAGATGAGAACAGCAAACTAGAAAAACATGACTGAATAAATTTTAGTGTATTGAAGTAGAGCTTGCAGAGATTACAGAGACATAACATAATGTGCTCAAATCAGTATAAAAATGAAGGAGGGGAATAagacaacatcatgtatgtcagtgTAAGTGAGTatacaaaaaagaataaaattaaaacattaaaaagagacaacatcacataaaggcaagtctataaaaatgtgtttttaagaaGTGACGTAAAAGAAGTCACTGATTTTGCAAGCCTTATCTCGGGCAGTCTGTTCcgaagtcgaggggccctgatggagaaGCGCAACCACCTTTAGATGTAAGCCTCGAGTATATTTGTTATCTATGGTGTTGAGTGTCTGCATAGTTGTGCATATGTCGTTGCTAGTCATTGGTAATCCATCTATTATGTAGATCTGAGATTTTGTTGAATTTATCACATACTTATGGTACAAATTAAACGTGTTACCATCTGCTTTTCTACAGGTGGATTCTGAGTCTAATGAGCTGGTGGATGGTTCACTCATTGATCTGTGTGGTGCTACTCTGCTGTGGCGGACAGCCGAAGGCCTGGCTCACACTCCCACCGTTAAACACCTGGAGGCGCTACGTCAGGAGCTGAACGCCGGGCGACCGCAGTGCCCCGTAGGCTTCAATACGCTCGCTTTCCCGAGCTTGCGACGCAAAGACGTTCTGGATGAGAAACAGCCCTGGGCCTACCTCCACTGCGGCCATGTGCACGGTTACCACGCCTGGGGTGGACGCCGGGACCCCCAGGTGGAGGAGAAGGGCCAGGAGCGGGAGTGCCCCATGTGTCGGGCTCAGGGCCCATATGTGCCTTTGTGGCTGGGCTGTGAGGCGGGCTTCTACGTGGACGCAGGACCTCCCACACACGCCTTTGTCCCCTGCGGTCACGTCTGCTCTGAGAAGACAACGATGTACTGGAGACAGATCCTGATGCCCCATGGCACACATACTTTCCACGCTGCCTGCCCGTTCTGTATTCATCCCCTGAACGCAGAGTCCAGCTGCATCAAACTCATCTTCCAAAGTCCGTTGGACTGAAACGGCTCAGACTATTTATCCACAACTGTCTCACAGAAATTACGTTCAGCTGCAACTAAACTGCAAATAAAAAGCTTTAATGCTACCTCCACCTCATTCAGCATAGTCAGTGCTGGTTTAGATTTTGTTGCAATGAAATGCATTTTGCCTTGGAAGGATCAGCAAATTATTTTACCTATAGTCAATAGACAGGAGGTAGGCGAGGTGGATGCACAATATGAGGAAAATATGCAATGTTTGCTATAATGTTGTTCAGTATTGTACTTACAACATGAATTGcgattaagaaaaaaacatactgAAGTCTGCATATTGGCAACATGGTTTAAGATCTGTAACAAAGCAGATATATTTGCAGTTACTTTGTAGTTACATATGGATATAATTTCTGAAAGGGGGTTGTATCTGGAGAGGGGATTAAACAGGAAGCTTTATGTTTGTAACTTAATTATTCAtaacttaatttaacttaatttgGATCAATATAAAGTGTTTTTAAATCTCACGTCTTTCTGGAAAGGCACGTTTGAGTCAGTTTGTAATTTTATACATTTACCTCCTTATCTTTTTGTGAATGAATCAGAAttcaaaatgaaaatgcagaatttaacAGCTGTAATGTTAATATTTCTGCCTGCCTTAAAAAGCTTAACACTAACATTAAAAATTATCATTTTGGTGTCAGTGCCCAGGTGAAATACTGTCATgaagctttttattttttatatattctttggGGAAACTGGATTTTGAAGCGggaaactgtataaaaaaaaaagagagagaaaaatctgTTCTACAAGTGGCCTTTCTGTATTACTGtacttttgtgatattttttttttaattccaacaCTGTACCCCAagggaacaaataaataaatgtatacgtATCTGGATACTTGAAGATGCTTTTGTGAGatttatttaaaacaaacaaacacacaaacaaacaaacaaacggtgGTATATAAACAATTAAAATGAAGCAATCCAATTAAGGAGTAACAGAAATAATtgacaattacaaaaataatcaaatcaTTTACTTAAGGACAAATGCTAGTAGTTCTGCATTCAAAATCGTATTTATGTGAAAGTATGTAAATATCAGCAGAATATATACGTAGTCACTGCAGTAAAACTGTTCTGTCAGTGTTTGACTATTACACTCTATTACAGttaattttactgctgtgttaatATGTATGTTCTACTTTACTGTCATAGCTCATTTGAAACATACTGTTAGTAGTTTAATCTGCAGCCAGACATTGTTCTATAAGATGTTTGTGGCTCTTTTCATGAGCTGTTCTTCTTTTGTGACAATGaattttccagtgaatccaaaTGAGTTTTAAAAGATTTTAATTACCATTTAAAGAAGGTGAAACTCAACACATTAAGGAACTCTTCATCCTTTAGTTCATCACAAACCACCAAAATCAATACAATCtcagacccttttttttttaaactgggcATACAGAGTATGAAAAACTCTTTATGAATGATAACTAAAGCTGTAGTGGCTTAAAAAGTATATTTATCTGAGATATAGCGAAGTAGGAGAATGAATCTTTAGATATTGACAAGTACAAATACCTCAAATTTGTACTAAAGTAAATATGTTTAATTCCATTCCACCAGGGAAAATATATTCttaaacaaatacaaaacatgatgcaatatttaatttgacatacacattgTATCAAACAGTCTCTGATTGAAGACAAGTCTCCAAACATAGAGTAATTAAGTATCTTTTTGAGTATCTAAAAGCTACTAAGATTAGTAACAGAATATAagacacttatttatttatttatttattctccagAAATAAACATGTAATTTACAGGTCTCCAGTGATATAAGGTTTCTGTCCAGCAGGTGGCAGTAGGGGTCTTCCAGGGCTCGTGGAGGACACAAAAACCAAACCCACCGCTCCGCCCCTCCTCCTGCAGTGCATGATGGTCGGTTTACCGGTGGTGGTATCTGTTGCTGTGACTCCCGTTGTTTTCCTCCCGGTTTCTCCGGTGTTCCTGTGATGGTGCAGAGGAGAAACACCGGCTGCTGTGCTTTGGACGACAGGTACGGAAGCACCTGCTCCCCCGTAGCCGGTGAACGTTTCGGCAGTTTGGTGGGGCTAGTCACCTGGCTAACCAGCTAGCGTTAGCCAATAGCCGGGCTACGTGTAACCTGCTGACAATTTTAGCTTAGCTTTATGACAAACGCGCGAGCAAACACCACCTTATCGGCTGTGTCACCGAAAGTAAAACTGTATTCATGTGTCATTTGTCACAGTTTGGTATCAGTTCATCTGTCACCTTAGTTTAAGGTGGATTTGTAGGTAAAAACTGCAGCTAATGAGTGCTTGGGAGCTAAAGCTAGGTGGATAGCGCCTGTCACAGCTGCCTGATTGGATGGAAATTTGACgttttaagcaaaaaaacttttgtttttggTCACAACATTTAACATTTCTAAATTACAAGTAACAAGCAGTTAACGTTGAATGGGTTCCACCAGGTTTAACTCTGCAAATCAGCTCGATTTGACCCATTGTAATGAAAGAAATAATCTCCAAACTTTGCCATTTTCGTGTGTCTTTATATTGACGATCTTGAAAAAGAGAAATGAACTGTGCAGTTGTATGCAGCTTTTTTAGGACAGTGAGGCGTGCATTGCTCTTCAATGTGACTGTGGAACATCTCATTTTAAATTACATAAGAAGACGTCCTAAGGCGTGTATCACTGCCTACTTTTAATAATACAGCATCAAATGTCACACGAGTTTATGGCATTAAATTGTACTAAAGTATTAGCAGCACATTAAAGAGAATACAGTTTTACTGAATGCAACATGATTTTTACGATTTGTAGTATTTCTTTGCACTTAATTCAAATGCATTTACTCATGATACGGTTTTAATtatatgtttctatatatttTGCATACTGGTCCTGGATTCTTCTGGATTCAACACCTTGTTCAAAAGCGCCATTTCATTTTCATGAGAaagaaattgtgtgttttttttcacacTGGGTAATGAAGAATTGGGTTTCAGAAACTAAAATAAGGATATCAGGGTGTGTTGATCTGTTTGAAAGTGTGCTTCTTCTCCTGAGAGTCtttccaaaaatacataaatcagCCAGTTATTTCTGTTTTGGCCTGACAGGAGTCTCAGCAGGTCTTACAGATGAGTAGTTGGACTGCATTTGAAGTAGTATTCCTGGTGTGTTCATTTTGACTTTAATAAAGTGATGATGATGTTGACAGTTTTTATGTGGAAGTGTCTAAATTGTGTTGGTAGTTGCAGCAATCCAGCAGACATCTCTTCTAATCCTCTCATCAGTTTGATGGGATTATCAGCGAAGGGTCTTTACTCACCAGCAGTCTGAGCTGTCAGCACATCACTTCTTCATCTGCAACTGTTATTAAGTGGTTGTTCAGAATAAAGAACAGTTATGTTATCAAGGAAATACTGCATCAGTgtatttaaaatgattttaatatggGACAGAAAATCtgtctgaactgaattgaacGAAACAGCAAAGATCTCTTTGCATAATTAAGATGTCATTCACACTAAACCCTGAGGATAGTCAGTATTttgattttctgtatttaatgCAGTCTTGTTGACCTTAAATAGTTTTTGCCAAGGCAGACAAGGACACAGAGCAGCACAAAAGTCAATAATACGTAAAAAGCCATtagcagacacacacaaaaacggCTTCCACTCGAGCATATTCAACTAAAATATGATAAAAGTAAACAATTATCTCATTTTGATGCTGAACTAGACAgaatatgatttttaaaattagAAAAGATTAACCTGTTTTGCTATCACTGAATGAGAAAAgtcattatagtcattatgtGGTAAGACTATTTTCTTATCAACTGTGGAACAATTGACTAGCCTATGAAAAGACGGAAGAATGGGATCATAGAATAAGATGGATACAATTGT from Sphaeramia orbicularis chromosome 1, fSphaOr1.1, whole genome shotgun sequence includes these protein-coding regions:
- the LOC115417091 gene encoding E3 ubiquitin-protein ligase pellino homolog 1-like is translated as MFSSGQENISTSPTSTKGPVKYGELIVLGCNGTLPNGDKGRRKSRFALYRRNKSNGVKPSTVHTSCTPQAAKAISSKEQHSISYTLSRAQTVVVEYTHDSATDMFQIGRSTENPIDFVVTDMVPGGQSNADSQALQSTISRFACRIICQRNPPYTARIYAAGFDSSKNIFLGEKAAKWTMRDGQMDGLTTNGVLVMHPRFGFCQDSKPGLWREISVCGNVFTLRDTRSAQQRGKMVDSESNELVDGSLIDLCGATLLWRTAEGLAHTPTVKHLEALRQELNAGRPQCPVGFNTLAFPSLRRKDVLDEKQPWAYLHCGHVHGYHAWGGRRDPQVEEKGQERECPMCRAQGPYVPLWLGCEAGFYVDAGPPTHAFVPCGHVCSEKTTMYWRQILMPHGTHTFHAACPFCIHPLNAESSCIKLIFQSPLD